Proteins encoded within one genomic window of Pseudorasbora parva isolate DD20220531a chromosome 3, ASM2467924v1, whole genome shotgun sequence:
- the apoa1a gene encoding apolipoprotein A-Ia: protein MKFVALALTLLLAVGSQARFMQADAPSQLEHYKSAALVYLTQVKDQAQKVLDNLDGTDYEQYKVQLSESLTKLQEYAQTTSQTLTPYAETFSTQFQENTKQLRERVMTDIEDIRSKLEPHRAELYQVLQKHFDEYRDKLEPLYQEYATLNRENAEQMRAKLQPLLDDMRQMIQSNVEETKSKLVPMVEAVRTKLTERLEELRTMAAPYAEEYKEQLVKAVEEAREKITPHTQDLQARMEPYMENVRARFEQVYETISKAVQA, encoded by the exons ATGAAATTCGTGGCTCTTGCACTGACTCTCCTCTTGGCCGTGG GTTCCCAGGCCCGTTTCATGCAGGCTGATGCTCCCTCCCAGCTGGAGCACTACAAGTCAGCAGCCTTGGTGTACCTGACCCAGGTCAAGGATCAGGCTCAGAAGGTTCTCGACAATTTGGATGGAACTGACTATGAGCAATACAA GGTGCAACTTTCAGAGAGCCTGACTAAGCTTCAGGAATATGCCCAAACCACCTCCCAGACTCTGACCCCCTACGCTGAGACCTTCTCCACCCAGTTCCAGGAGAACACCAAGCAGCTGCGTGAGCGCGTCATGACCGACATCGAAGACATCCGATCCAAGCTGGAGCCCCACCGCGCTGAGCTTTACCAGGTGCTGCAGAAGCACTTTGATGAGTACCGTGACAAGCTGGAGCCCCTCTACCAGGAGTATGCCACCCTGAACCGTGAAAATGCTGAGCAGATGCGTGCCAAGCTGCAGCCCCTGTTGGATGACATGAGGCAGATGATTCAGAGCAACGTTGAGGAGACCAAGTCCAAGCTTGTGCCGATGGTCGAGGCCGTACGCACTAAGCTGACCGAGCGTTTGGAGGAGCTGAGGACCATGGCCGCCCCCTATGCTGAGGAATACAAGGAACAGCTGGTGAAGGCTGTCGAGGAGGCCAGAGAGAAGATCACCCCACACACCCAGGACCTCCAAGCCCGCATGGAGCCTTACATGGAGAATGTGAGGGCCAGGTTTGAACAGGTGTATGAGACCATCTCCAAGGCTGTCCAGGCATAA